A window from Mytilus galloprovincialis chromosome 8, xbMytGall1.hap1.1, whole genome shotgun sequence encodes these proteins:
- the LOC143043152 gene encoding uncharacterized protein LOC143043152, giving the protein MNKVEDSKRSGAGTCEIYESKWPMYQSMDKFLRTQVRKRVSKSNINSSTTEGDDNADDSGSDSVTANSSTSSTTAKKRKQMSKDNKSDLLLQKAIDTLNIPKEEDSNDAIFGKYVGTSLSAMPENVNKFILKNKIQNLVCETQILNLNQQYQSSNQQQVPRSQPQQVPSQPQQVPRQPQQVSRDMQLYPMNGSQSQNQGYTQYIDGNQYLNL; this is encoded by the exons ATGAATAAGGTGGAAGATTCTAAGAGAAGTGGTGCTGGCACATGTGAAATATATGAGAGTAAATGGCCTATGTACCAGAGTATGGACAAATTTCTCAGAACTCAAGTCAGAAAAAGAGTATCTAAATCTAATATT AATTCTTCAACTACCGAAGGAGATGACAATGCAGATGACAGCGGAAGCGATTCTGTAACAGCAAATTCTTCCACAAGTTCCACAACTGCTAAAAAGAGGAAACAAATGTCGAAAGACAATAAATCAGATTTGCTTTTACAAAAAGCAATTGACACACTAAATATACCAAAAGAGGAAGATTCCAATGACGCAATTTTTGGAAAATATGTTGGTACATCCCTCTCGGCCATGCCAGAAAAtgttaacaaatttattttaaagaacaaaattcaaaatttggtgtgtgaaacacaaattttaaatcttAATCAACAATACCAAAGTTCGAATCAGCAGCAAGTACCTCGAAGTCAACCCCAACAAGTGCCTAGTCAACCACAACAAGTGCCTCGTCAACCCCAACAAGTGTCAAGAGATATGCAATTATATCCAATGAATGGTAGCCAATCCCAAAACCAAGGCTACACTCAATATATAGACGGGAACCAGTACCTCAACCTTTAa